From Syntrophorhabdaceae bacterium, one genomic window encodes:
- a CDS encoding sigma-54 dependent transcriptional regulator yields MDRVGILIVEDEEAQRSLLGGVLKKEGYTVGEAPDGQSALALFQGDIFEIVLLDYRLPDTDGLSLLRKIKEINPATEVVMITAFGSIENAVGALKAGASEYLTKPIDLDDLLFKLRKVEEKTYLIRENMVLRETLRDRFKSEEFVYQSEKMHEVSSLVVRIAKTDSTCIISGESGVGKEVVLNMIHALSDRKDFPLIKVNCAAIPETLLESELFGYEKGAFTGAYQRKSGKFELAHKGTIFLDEIGDIPLLLQSKLLRVIQEREIERLGGTHPIKVDVRIIAATNRNLEEEVRKGAFREDLYYRLNVVNILIPPLRERKEDIPLLIDFFLKKYNMKHKKNIKGPTREARDVLVRYDYPGNVRELENIVERAVVLTRGDHITSEDLPSLGEQTMAASDGSIRGTVESIERSMIIEALVNTEWVQTKAAATLGLSERMLRYKIKKYSISKSARGAD; encoded by the coding sequence ATGGACAGGGTTGGAATATTGATCGTGGAAGACGAGGAGGCTCAAAGGTCGCTCCTCGGCGGGGTGCTCAAAAAGGAAGGCTACACGGTAGGCGAGGCACCTGATGGACAGAGCGCCCTTGCGCTCTTTCAGGGGGATATATTCGAGATCGTCCTTCTCGACTACAGGCTGCCCGATACGGACGGGCTTTCCCTTCTCAGGAAGATAAAGGAGATAAACCCGGCCACCGAAGTGGTTATGATCACCGCCTTCGGGAGTATCGAGAACGCAGTCGGAGCCCTGAAAGCAGGGGCATCGGAATATCTGACCAAACCCATAGATCTTGACGACCTTCTCTTCAAACTGCGCAAGGTCGAGGAAAAGACGTATCTCATCCGTGAGAACATGGTGCTTCGTGAAACCCTGCGGGATCGTTTCAAGTCGGAAGAATTCGTCTATCAGAGCGAAAAGATGCACGAGGTTTCAAGCCTCGTCGTCAGGATAGCAAAGACTGATTCCACCTGCATAATAAGCGGCGAGAGCGGCGTCGGGAAAGAGGTAGTACTCAATATGATCCATGCCCTCAGCGACCGCAAGGACTTTCCCCTTATCAAGGTGAACTGCGCCGCCATTCCCGAAACGCTCCTCGAGAGCGAACTCTTCGGCTACGAAAAAGGGGCCTTCACCGGTGCCTATCAGAGGAAGTCGGGCAAGTTCGAGCTTGCCCACAAGGGGACCATCTTCCTTGACGAGATCGGCGACATTCCCCTTCTCCTTCAGTCGAAGCTGCTGAGGGTGATCCAGGAAAGGGAGATAGAGCGCCTCGGCGGGACCCACCCCATAAAGGTCGACGTGCGTATCATCGCCGCCACCAATCGCAACCTGGAGGAGGAGGTAAGGAAGGGGGCCTTTCGCGAAGACCTATATTACCGCCTCAATGTTGTCAATATCCTGATCCCTCCCCTGCGGGAACGCAAAGAGGACATTCCGCTGCTCATCGATTTCTTTCTCAAGAAGTACAACATGAAGCACAAGAAGAACATCAAGGGACCGACACGGGAGGCACGCGATGTTCTCGTGAGATACGATTACCCCGGCAACGTGAGGGAACTGGAGAACATTGTGGAACGGGCCGTCGTCCTGACCAGGGGAGACCACATAACGAGCGAGGATCTGCCGAGCCTGGGGGAACAGACGATGGCCGCAAGCGACGGCAGCATTCGCGGGACTGTCGAATCCATCGAAAGATCGATGATCATCGAGGCCCTCGTGAACACCGAATGGGTCCAGACAAAGGCAGCGGCAACCCTTGGCCTGTCGGAACGCATGCTCAGGTACAAGATCAAGAAATACAGCATCTCGAAGTCGGCCCGCGGGGCGGATTGA
- a CDS encoding ATP-binding protein, translating to MGDKRAVALPLFFALFLVLVTLTGFFQIRIIRSNIERQLMGEAEIIFSHVQREIDINLEYLSLLDRSPAIITPYFFNIMAFDEAIIDDLDTAAGDFLKDPGPGDLKTFSFANVAEYDLKGDIVARKGRSDIPAKFARRLISGDEMAAIRMPVTTDRALIFGRRVGNRILFVRIDASELETLRRKVILKDIVDREEKRFNIDAIKIYDGKDALFVGTNDGKEGTFLLEKSLASKILPGFRMQIFVSRNLARDTIQRSAYGFILILAVLFVSGAGSIYAFFVMERKYAEKVKEMEREMEIKERLVSLGKLASGMAHEIRNPLNAISLSVQRLKREFTPVDEKKEEYLTFLDIIRKELTRVNGIVEEFLQSTRAQAPFNKESLRDLLEEVIIIVGEKASSRGIFLENATDTDIHVECQRDRLKQAFYNIIINAIESMNNGGKIAITVRQKDSWVETSIRDSGSGISEDALARIFEYYYTTKDKGMGLGLPISYMIVKDHGGDIKAASTANEGTTFTIILPRRHDGTERM from the coding sequence ATGGGAGATAAGCGAGCCGTTGCCCTTCCATTGTTCTTCGCACTCTTTCTCGTTCTCGTCACCCTCACCGGGTTCTTTCAGATAAGGATCATTCGCAGCAATATCGAACGTCAGCTCATGGGGGAAGCGGAGATCATCTTCTCCCACGTTCAGAGAGAGATAGACATCAACCTTGAATATTTGAGTCTCCTCGACAGGTCCCCCGCGATCATAACGCCCTATTTCTTCAACATCATGGCCTTCGACGAGGCTATAATCGATGACCTTGACACCGCCGCCGGCGATTTCCTGAAAGATCCCGGACCAGGGGACCTGAAAACATTCTCTTTCGCCAACGTCGCCGAGTATGACCTGAAAGGGGATATTGTCGCCAGAAAGGGTAGGAGCGACATACCGGCGAAGTTTGCGAGGAGACTCATCTCGGGCGACGAGATGGCGGCCATCAGGATGCCCGTAACAACAGACAGGGCCCTTATCTTCGGCAGGCGCGTCGGCAATCGTATCCTTTTCGTCAGGATAGATGCCTCGGAGCTGGAAACACTCAGGAGAAAGGTCATCCTCAAGGACATCGTCGACAGGGAAGAGAAGAGGTTCAACATCGACGCCATCAAAATATACGACGGCAAAGACGCCCTGTTCGTGGGAACAAACGACGGCAAAGAGGGCACCTTTCTCCTTGAAAAGAGCCTGGCCTCGAAGATCCTTCCCGGCTTTCGGATGCAGATCTTCGTATCGAGAAACCTTGCCCGGGACACCATCCAGCGGTCTGCCTACGGCTTTATCCTCATCCTTGCGGTCCTTTTCGTCTCCGGCGCCGGGAGCATCTACGCCTTCTTCGTGATGGAGCGGAAATATGCGGAAAAGGTCAAAGAGATGGAACGGGAGATGGAGATCAAGGAACGCCTGGTATCGCTGGGGAAACTGGCTTCAGGAATGGCCCACGAGATCAGGAACCCCTTGAATGCCATAAGCCTTTCAGTCCAGCGTCTCAAAAGGGAATTCACCCCCGTGGATGAAAAGAAGGAAGAATACCTCACCTTCCTCGACATAATCAGGAAGGAACTTACACGGGTCAACGGGATAGTCGAAGAGTTCCTGCAATCCACGAGGGCGCAGGCCCCCTTCAACAAAGAGAGCCTCCGCGATCTCCTGGAAGAGGTTATAATAATCGTCGGGGAAAAAGCCTCGTCAAGGGGAATCTTCCTGGAGAACGCCACCGACACCGATATCCATGTCGAATGCCAGCGGGACAGGCTAAAGCAGGCATTTTACAATATTATCATCAACGCCATAGAGTCCATGAACAACGGGGGAAAGATCGCCATAACGGTGAGGCAAAAAGATTCCTGGGTGGAAACCTCGATCAGGGATTCCGGGTCCGGCATCAGTGAAGACGCCCTCGCAAGGATATTCGAATATTATTACACGACAAAAGACAAGGGTATGGGCCTCGGGCTGCCCATATCTTACATGATAGTGAAAGACCATGGCGGCGACATCAAAGCGGCCAGCACGGCCAACGAGGGAACCACCTTCACCATCATCCTGCCTCGCAGGCATGATGGCACAGAGAGGATGTAA
- a CDS encoding periplasmic heavy metal sensor: protein MGARESMTFLVSFLFLCLFITPSLRAQNSYSEFERGLQLSDPQRTQVEDIRNRYINEWQSLRRESSQKRSELRELSRNPEANSARIGRIQGEIQELDTARRNSYQQYRSEVSRTLNQTQRQRYNSFCNQEQRKNIERFRQRRHGR from the coding sequence ATGGGTGCCCGTGAATCCATGACGTTCCTCGTATCTTTCCTCTTCCTGTGTTTGTTCATAACGCCCTCTCTCCGGGCACAGAATTCGTATTCTGAGTTCGAGAGAGGGCTTCAGTTATCGGACCCCCAGAGAACACAGGTTGAAGATATCAGGAACAGGTACATCAACGAATGGCAGTCGCTCAGAAGGGAGTCGTCGCAAAAGCGAAGCGAACTCCGGGAACTGAGCCGGAACCCCGAAGCCAATTCAGCAAGGATAGGCCGGATACAGGGCGAGATACAGGAGCTCGACACCGCGAGACGCAATTCCTATCAGCAATACCGCTCCGAAGTGTCGAGAACCCTCAATCAGACCCAGCGGCAACGGTACAACAGCTTCTGCAACCAGGAACAGCGAAAGAACATTGAGCGTTTTCGTCAGAGGCGGCATGGGAGATAA
- a CDS encoding YMGG-like glycine zipper-containing protein: MKNVMAVLLVAVAAGFFFVSCASEGYNTQKGAAIGAGLGAIAGQVIGHDTASTLIGAAVGTLVGGIGGNAVDQHVTNQRAGATQQPGTTAYPSSSQVTPQDQPPGQWVEVPGQWIGGKWVPAHKVWVPVNP; the protein is encoded by the coding sequence ATGAAAAATGTTATGGCAGTGCTCTTAGTGGCGGTAGCCGCAGGATTCTTTTTTGTCTCATGCGCATCCGAAGGATATAATACCCAGAAAGGTGCCGCCATCGGCGCGGGCCTCGGTGCCATAGCAGGACAGGTGATCGGGCACGACACCGCTTCGACGCTTATCGGCGCCGCGGTGGGCACGCTCGTGGGCGGCATCGGCGGCAACGCAGTCGATCAGCATGTGACCAATCAGCGAGCTGGCGCGACCCAGCAGCCGGGGACGACGGCATACCCTTCGTCAAGTCAGGTCACCCCCCAGGACCAGCCTCCGGGACAGTGGGTCGAGGTGCCCGGTCAGTGGATAGGCGGGAAATGGGTGCCCGCGCACAAGGTATGGGTGCCCGTGAATCCATGA
- a CDS encoding periplasmic heavy metal sensor produces MKKVLGILVAVIFVAMATTVFAIGPAGFGGGPKGPGVDLSKEQTGKMWQLRETFNTETSSLRYELFQKRNDLRTLYADPKATDAAILAKEKEVDTLRQKMHDKMVRFKLDQRKVYTPEQLKKLAHTGYGPGRGGFGGGFGGGRGGFGGRGSGTCGRF; encoded by the coding sequence ATGAAGAAGGTTTTAGGGATACTCGTGGCGGTCATTTTTGTTGCAATGGCAACGACCGTATTTGCCATAGGGCCGGCTGGATTCGGCGGTGGACCAAAGGGTCCCGGCGTAGATCTGTCGAAGGAGCAAACAGGCAAGATGTGGCAGTTAAGGGAAACCTTCAACACCGAGACATCTTCTCTGCGTTATGAGCTTTTTCAGAAGCGCAACGACTTGAGAACGCTTTACGCCGATCCCAAGGCAACGGATGCCGCAATCCTCGCAAAGGAAAAGGAAGTTGACACGTTGAGACAGAAGATGCACGACAAGATGGTCCGGTTCAAGCTTGACCAGAGAAAGGTCTACACGCCGGAGCAGCTCAAAAAGCTCGCTCACACGGGTTACGGCCCCGGGCGCGGCGGTTTCGGCGGCGGTTTCGGCGGCGGGCGCGGCGGTTTCGGCGGGCGCGGATCCGGTACGTGCGGCAGATTCTAG
- a CDS encoding hydroxymethylpyrimidine/phosphomethylpyrimidine kinase, whose amino-acid sequence MKSLLSIAGFDASSGAGIVRDADTFFSCGFHAITVPTCTVVQGPAGVKRIESSPEELFRDTLDAATAGVTIKGVKIGVLCNELHVRMTARFLAKRKNIPVILDPVFAAKNGIALISDKGRAVCIDLLFKKITVVTPNADEASFITGTKVSTVKAAKKAAEKIHSLGPQAVVVKGGHMEGDPVDVLFDGREFHLYKKERIPRSIHGTGCSFSSTLACLLASGYPLPEAFMATQEHLKRLFESSYRIDRKGHFYVSSAMDGVPHTATKQKKIQGVQGESPRT is encoded by the coding sequence ATGAAAAGCTTACTCTCCATAGCGGGCTTTGATGCCTCCTCAGGCGCGGGGATCGTGAGAGATGCCGATACCTTTTTCTCCTGTGGTTTCCATGCCATTACGGTGCCTACCTGCACGGTTGTTCAGGGCCCCGCCGGCGTGAAGCGTATTGAATCTTCACCGGAAGAACTGTTCCGGGATACCCTCGACGCCGCGACGGCCGGGGTTACGATAAAAGGCGTGAAAATAGGGGTTCTCTGCAATGAATTACATGTCAGGATGACAGCAAGGTTTCTGGCAAAGCGAAAGAACATACCTGTTATTCTCGATCCTGTCTTTGCGGCCAAGAACGGCATTGCTCTCATTTCGGACAAGGGCAGGGCGGTCTGTATCGATTTGCTATTCAAAAAGATCACGGTGGTGACGCCCAATGCCGATGAAGCATCATTTATCACGGGCACAAAGGTCAGTACGGTAAAGGCAGCGAAAAAAGCCGCCGAGAAGATCCATTCGCTGGGGCCTCAAGCGGTTGTTGTAAAAGGAGGCCATATGGAAGGCGACCCCGTGGATGTGTTGTTCGATGGCCGGGAGTTCCATCTTTACAAAAAAGAGCGGATCCCCCGATCCATTCATGGCACGGGTTGCTCCTTCTCTTCGACCCTTGCCTGCCTGCTTGCATCCGGATATCCTCTGCCTGAAGCCTTTATGGCGACTCAGGAGCATCTTAAGAGGCTTTTCGAGTCAAGCTACAGGATAGACAGGAAGGGTCATTTCTATGTCTCCTCGGCAATGGATGGTGTTCCTCATACAGCAACGAAACAGAAAAAAATACAGGGAGTCCAGGGGGAAAGCCCGAGAACCTGA
- the thiC gene encoding phosphomethylpyrimidine synthase ThiC, translated as MKNQLIAAREGKITKVMEHVARDEGIDKEELRRLVAEGKVAILANNVHKDFTPKGVGKGLSVKVNANIGTSPERVNIDEELEKLAVARDAGADAVMDLSTGGDLDEIRKIIIDAAKIPVGTVPIYQAAVETVKKKKAITNMEADDIFEVIEKHGADGVDFVTVHCGVTKSSLERLRKQGRVTDIVSRGGAFLAQWIIVNGKENPLYENFDRLVSIAKKYDMTISLGDALRPGCIADATDRGQIEELITLGELCAEAIDKGVQVMVEGPGHVPLNQIEMNMVLQKRLCNDAPFYVLGPIVTDIAPGYDHITSAIGGALAGYHGADFLCYVTPTEHLGLPMPQDVRDGVMVCRIAAHAADLARGSQKAFALDKAMSTYRKALDWKGQIECAIDPDKIKTFRKERDLKNDVCSMCGEFCSMKLMKDYLKKK; from the coding sequence ATGAAAAATCAGCTTATTGCAGCACGGGAAGGAAAGATCACGAAGGTGATGGAGCACGTCGCCCGGGATGAAGGCATCGACAAGGAAGAGCTCCGCCGCCTTGTGGCGGAGGGGAAGGTCGCCATCCTCGCGAACAACGTGCACAAGGATTTTACCCCCAAGGGAGTTGGCAAGGGATTGAGCGTCAAGGTCAATGCCAATATCGGCACCTCCCCGGAGCGTGTGAATATCGATGAAGAACTGGAAAAACTGGCCGTTGCCCGGGATGCAGGCGCCGATGCCGTCATGGACCTGAGCACCGGAGGCGATCTCGACGAGATCCGCAAGATCATCATCGATGCGGCAAAGATACCCGTGGGGACGGTTCCCATATACCAGGCCGCCGTCGAGACCGTCAAGAAGAAGAAGGCCATAACGAATATGGAGGCCGACGATATCTTCGAGGTCATAGAAAAGCACGGTGCCGACGGGGTCGATTTCGTGACCGTTCATTGCGGTGTCACGAAAAGCTCCCTTGAACGCCTCAGGAAACAGGGCAGGGTAACGGACATCGTAAGCCGCGGCGGTGCCTTTCTCGCGCAATGGATCATCGTCAACGGCAAGGAGAATCCTCTCTACGAGAATTTCGACCGCCTTGTAAGCATTGCGAAGAAGTACGACATGACCATAAGTCTTGGAGATGCCCTGAGACCCGGGTGTATCGCCGATGCAACCGACCGGGGGCAGATCGAGGAACTCATCACCCTGGGGGAACTCTGCGCGGAAGCCATCGACAAAGGCGTTCAGGTCATGGTAGAAGGCCCCGGTCATGTACCGCTCAATCAGATCGAAATGAACATGGTCCTCCAGAAGAGGCTTTGCAATGATGCACCGTTTTATGTTCTCGGTCCTATCGTCACCGATATTGCGCCCGGCTACGATCACATCACTTCCGCCATAGGCGGCGCCCTTGCGGGATACCACGGGGCCGATTTCCTCTGCTACGTCACCCCGACGGAACACCTGGGCCTCCCCATGCCGCAGGATGTCCGAGACGGCGTCATGGTTTGCAGGATAGCGGCCCACGCCGCCGACCTTGCACGGGGCAGCCAGAAGGCCTTTGCCCTCGACAAGGCCATGTCGACGTACCGTAAGGCCCTTGACTGGAAGGGGCAGATCGAGTGCGCCATCGACCCGGATAAGATAAAGACCTTCCGAAAGGAGCGCGACCTCAAGAACGATGTCTGCAGCATGTGCGGTGAATTCTGTTCCATGAAGCTTATGAAGGATTACCTGAAGAAAAAGTAG
- the xseA gene encoding exodeoxyribonuclease VII large subunit has product MTLYPQQDEGLLTVSGLTAELKRFVSGRFRDVRVEGEVSNAKLYPSGHFYFTLKDDLAMIRGVVFNYSARVGRRVVKDGEKILCRGRIDIYEKRGEYQLIVSDILAKGDQGLVYARFLELKEKLLKEGLFDEALKKPLPAFPRCIGIVTSPVGAAIRDMLRVIHERYATIPVQICPAAVQGVDAACEIAEGIEYFNRCGEVDVIIIGRGGGSYEDLACFNEENLARAIFASRIPVVSAVGHEVDFTIADFVADVRAPTPTAAGALVVPGRDELVRFITGLKDSLRQAMEKKLEKARYMFVSSVMEFKDRKDFFASHRLYLDDLAGSLGHNLQLYMNNARTRFDTLAQRIGDLNPTAILARGYSITSKTAAGTIITDSSVVSPGEPLSITLHKGGLEVSVTNKKA; this is encoded by the coding sequence ATGACCCTCTACCCGCAGCAGGATGAAGGACTCTTGACGGTATCGGGGTTGACGGCCGAACTCAAACGGTTCGTCAGCGGCCGGTTCCGTGACGTCCGCGTCGAAGGGGAAGTCTCCAACGCCAAACTCTACCCGTCGGGGCATTTCTATTTCACCCTCAAGGACGACCTTGCGATGATCCGCGGGGTCGTTTTCAACTATTCCGCACGTGTAGGCCGCAGGGTCGTGAAAGACGGGGAGAAGATCCTCTGCAGGGGCAGGATAGACATCTACGAAAAACGGGGCGAGTACCAGCTCATCGTCAGCGACATCCTGGCGAAAGGCGACCAGGGGCTTGTTTATGCGCGGTTTCTCGAACTCAAAGAGAAGCTTCTCAAGGAAGGGCTTTTTGACGAAGCCCTGAAGAAGCCCCTTCCTGCGTTTCCCCGGTGCATAGGGATAGTGACCTCACCCGTGGGAGCCGCGATACGGGACATGCTGAGGGTCATCCACGAAAGATACGCCACCATCCCCGTCCAGATCTGTCCCGCGGCCGTACAGGGAGTGGATGCGGCTTGTGAGATAGCGGAAGGGATCGAATACTTCAACCGGTGCGGAGAGGTGGATGTGATCATCATCGGCAGGGGAGGGGGTTCGTATGAGGACCTTGCGTGCTTTAACGAAGAAAACCTGGCGAGGGCCATATTTGCCTCCAGGATACCCGTTGTTTCTGCCGTCGGCCACGAGGTTGATTTCACGATAGCAGACTTCGTCGCTGACGTGCGCGCGCCCACCCCGACAGCAGCAGGCGCCCTCGTCGTCCCCGGCAGGGACGAACTCGTCCGCTTCATCACCGGCCTCAAAGATTCCCTGCGCCAGGCGATGGAGAAGAAACTCGAGAAAGCCCGATACATGTTTGTCAGCAGCGTCATGGAGTTCAAGGACAGAAAGGACTTTTTTGCCTCCCACCGCTTGTACCTCGACGACCTCGCCGGCAGCCTCGGCCACAATCTCCAACTCTACATGAACAACGCCCGCACAAGATTTGACACCCTCGCCCAAAGAATAGGCGACCTCAACCCTACGGCGATCCTGGCAAGGGGCTACAGTATAACCTCGAAAACCGCCGCCGGCACGATCATCACCGATTCCTCGGTGGTATCACCGGGCGAACCCCTGTCCATAACACTGCACAAGGGTGGCCTGGAGGTCTCGGTAACAAATAAAAAAGCGTAG
- a CDS encoding YhjD/YihY/BrkB family envelope integrity protein translates to MTSGERTSLADRMGRSLRVAGIILRESLRSFLGNNDFEMSAALATYSFFALVPLIFLAVSVAEDTGSTAVWLIAGIEGLIDHLFPRIRDWMSIEFAVVTEHPLTLGVAAALIVFIAAMSLADSLRTTLFKIFRKDPPASILLIQLGNLRRAAIMLLLFVVLIGAEILFLAFTDLLQARGLVLTTAVTVLISICLATVCMAIFYSVFLPLRLPVFKLIGACVISGVLIITMREVFTLVIGTSPAYGQTFGSLKVLFVMIVWVYYCFLVILFGAEVAVNTEKRNALLMKYLFTGHFHGSLPAALFARFVTRSRQGDIIFEEGDTGDAMFYIVSGAVDIIRGDKCIRTMTAGNYFGEISMLLGTPRSAGARSASEDTELIAISQTNFDIILRENAPIVLSLLKEMAGRLKDTDESLSARQPDS, encoded by the coding sequence ATGACCTCTGGCGAAAGAACCTCTCTTGCGGATAGGATGGGCCGTTCCCTGCGCGTTGCCGGGATCATCCTCCGTGAGTCCTTGAGGTCGTTCCTCGGCAACAATGACTTCGAGATGTCCGCCGCCCTTGCAACCTACAGTTTTTTTGCCCTTGTCCCTCTCATCTTCCTGGCGGTCAGCGTCGCGGAGGATACGGGGAGCACGGCCGTCTGGCTCATCGCCGGCATCGAAGGCCTCATTGACCATCTCTTCCCCCGCATTCGGGATTGGATGAGCATCGAGTTCGCCGTAGTGACGGAACATCCCCTCACTCTCGGCGTCGCTGCGGCGCTTATCGTCTTCATTGCGGCCATGTCGCTCGCGGACTCTCTGAGAACCACCTTGTTCAAGATCTTCAGGAAGGACCCGCCGGCGTCCATCCTCCTCATCCAACTCGGCAATCTCCGCCGCGCAGCGATCATGTTACTTCTTTTTGTCGTCCTTATCGGCGCCGAGATCCTCTTTCTTGCCTTTACGGACCTTCTGCAGGCTCGCGGCCTCGTCCTCACGACCGCGGTGACCGTCCTTATCTCGATCTGTCTCGCCACCGTCTGCATGGCCATCTTCTACTCCGTTTTTCTGCCCCTGCGGCTGCCGGTATTCAAGCTCATCGGCGCCTGCGTCATCTCGGGAGTCCTCATCATCACCATGAGGGAGGTCTTTACCCTGGTCATCGGGACAAGCCCTGCATACGGACAGACATTCGGTTCCCTGAAGGTACTTTTCGTAATGATCGTCTGGGTCTACTACTGCTTCCTCGTCATTCTTTTCGGGGCCGAGGTCGCCGTTAACACGGAAAAGCGCAACGCCCTTCTCATGAAATATCTCTTTACAGGGCACTTCCATGGATCCCTTCCCGCGGCGCTCTTCGCCAGGTTCGTCACCCGCAGCCGCCAGGGCGATATCATATTCGAAGAGGGTGACACCGGCGACGCCATGTTCTATATCGTCTCCGGGGCTGTCGACATAATACGAGGGGACAAATGCATAAGGACCATGACCGCGGGAAACTACTTCGGCGAGATATCCATGCTCCTCGGCACTCCCCGTTCGGCGGGCGCCCGGTCGGCCTCGGAGGATACGGAGCTCATTGCCATATCGCAAACAAATTTCGACATCATCCTCCGCGAGAACGCCCCCATAGTACTGTCCCTGCTCAAGGAAATGGCAGGCAGGCTCAAGGACACGGACGAATCACTATCCGCGCGTCAACCTGACAGTTGA
- a CDS encoding enolase C-terminal domain-like protein: protein MKDDEIRSIRCREVIRPLKTTFSTSLGQKNAMRSVIVEVCLRDGSKGLGECATSFVLPHETADRIQEILREERPFLTGQNAANFSGIAASLRQKHPSFPMTVSGLEMALWRSWLRNTGRHETAWFGGALHRIETDITIPHTLDENVLGEWVKHAARKGFTAYKIKVSGKGTDDRRLIASVTSILEGRDVSYTLRLDGNQGFSRKGCLALADYVRRKGYPVELFEQPLKMDDHRGLKEVTKHSPIPVILDETVFSARDMEVALNEGLGHGVNIKTAKSGITESLAIMKLAKEQGLMLMAGCMTETMTGLSAGIAMAMGTDAFDYIDLDSIRFLHHRKQYGEIAVEGAGYRINDNGQTKRRPFLS, encoded by the coding sequence ATGAAGGACGATGAGATAAGAAGCATTCGCTGCAGGGAAGTGATACGCCCCCTGAAGACGACCTTTTCCACCTCCCTGGGGCAGAAGAATGCCATGCGGAGCGTCATCGTCGAGGTCTGTCTCAGAGACGGGTCGAAAGGCCTGGGGGAATGCGCTACCAGCTTCGTCCTTCCCCATGAAACGGCTGACAGGATACAGGAGATACTGCGTGAGGAGAGACCGTTTCTGACCGGACAAAATGCGGCCAATTTCTCCGGGATAGCGGCGTCGCTGCGGCAAAAACACCCTTCCTTCCCCATGACTGTATCGGGGCTGGAAATGGCGCTGTGGCGGTCATGGCTCCGGAACACCGGAAGGCATGAAACCGCCTGGTTCGGCGGCGCCCTGCACCGCATCGAAACGGACATTACGATACCCCACACGCTCGATGAGAACGTCCTTGGCGAATGGGTGAAGCACGCCGCACGGAAAGGCTTCACCGCATATAAGATCAAGGTAAGCGGCAAGGGGACGGATGATAGGCGGCTCATTGCCTCCGTCACATCCATTCTCGAGGGTCGGGATGTTAGCTATACCCTGCGTCTCGATGGCAATCAGGGCTTTTCCAGGAAGGGATGCCTTGCCCTCGCCGACTACGTGCGGAGAAAAGGCTACCCCGTCGAACTCTTCGAGCAACCCCTGAAAATGGATGATCATCGTGGGCTTAAAGAGGTAACGAAGCATTCGCCCATTCCCGTCATTCTGGATGAGACCGTCTTTTCCGCGCGTGATATGGAGGTCGCCCTGAACGAAGGCCTCGGCCACGGCGTCAACATCAAGACAGCAAAGAGCGGGATCACCGAATCCCTGGCCATTATGAAGCTCGCGAAAGAACAGGGCCTGATGCTCATGGCAGGCTGCATGACGGAAACGATGACGGGGCTTTCCGCCGGCATCGCCATGGCAATGGGAACGGATGCCTTCGATTACATCGATCTCGATTCCATACGCTTCCTTCACCATCGAAAACAGTACGGGGAAATCGCCGTGGAGGGAGCGGGATACAGGATCAATGACAACGGCCAAACGAAACGGCGGCCCTTCTTGTCCTGA
- a CDS encoding cyclophilin-like fold protein, with amino-acid sequence MKIRIIAGPISVEAELALTPCAEEVARALPVSASPNEWGDEFYFEIPLHMPLDDTATRTVKAGDIGYWPPGHAIAIFFGPTPLSAGPDPVPASEVNLIGRITSDPGLLKKARGAASIRLEPAT; translated from the coding sequence ATGAAGATCCGCATCATTGCAGGACCCATCTCCGTAGAAGCGGAGCTTGCTCTGACACCTTGTGCCGAAGAAGTGGCCCGGGCGTTGCCCGTATCGGCTTCCCCGAACGAATGGGGCGATGAGTTCTATTTTGAGATACCTCTCCATATGCCACTCGACGATACGGCCACACGGACGGTAAAGGCGGGCGACATCGGCTACTGGCCACCGGGACATGCAATTGCCATCTTTTTCGGTCCCACTCCCCTTAGTGCCGGCCCGGACCCCGTACCGGCGAGCGAGGTGAACCTCATCGGCAGGATAACCTCAGACCCGGGGCTTCTCAAAAAAGCAAGAGGCGCGGCTTCGATCCGGCTTGAACCGGCGACGTAA